The Lutzomyia longipalpis isolate SR_M1_2022 chromosome 2, ASM2433408v1 DNA window CCTTTTATTAAAAGCGCGAATcggttaaaaaatttaaaacaatttaatattctattttaGCACATTCTTAACTTATTTTAcgcaaaagtaatttattaattgttaattgatgattattaatgaatttccttaaacattttccaaatatcgcgtatttttctttcacagatACCAACCCCTTGACCACTATTTTCGACACTGATCTGTTACTTACATTCTCCTCAAAGCTTTTGGCTATCTTTTCGTCGTGACTCTGCATGAGTGTTGAGCTTCTGATGTCATCCCTAATGCTTGATACCTCCTTTGAGATATCCTCGAGACCTTCTGTGAAGAATCTACTGGATTCTGGAGTCATTTCCAGGGTTATTCTTGACGCCGTTGATTCCTTTTCAtccctaaaataaaaattcttttattgagGAATTCTCGGAGATTTTAAGGAAGAGTCTCACCTGTAGTCCGAAAGGGTTTGTTCGAGATTAATTTCATGGAAGGTGAGCCCATCTGTGCTCCAGGTGTTGTTCCTCATGGCACGCTGGAGGAACTGCAGGAGGTTCTGAATATCACTCTCAAGGCGGAAAACTCGTCGATCGTGCAGATTGTACTTTTCCTGCTGCAGTCGCTCCTCCAGGAGGCTTAGACGATCCGACACAACAGTCTCCAGCTCTTCCACGGCCCTCACAAGCTCTGTGTTCTGCACTGTGAGATCCTCCACCCATCTCTTGTAGATTGGAAGCTTTATCTATATGAATTGAGGACACCCatcattctctctctccagAAAGGTTTTCCCTGCATGCTCTCACCTCATGACAATCCGACccaatttccttttcaatgaattttattcgaTCCTCATAGATTGATGTGAATTCCTGAATAACGCTCAAAGCTCGCGattcacaaatattttcccCAATTTCAGGTTCCACTGCCTTTTCACTTTCGCTCATGTTTTATCTCTCCcctttttcctattttatttacaaactactcgatttttttgcaatcaatTTGCCCAACATAAACTACCTGTTAACACGAAAAAATCACGACAAGGAGGAAAAGTGGAAAAGTTGGactagaaaaataaatttttgtgcgcACAACAATATCACGCAGGCTTTTCTTTTTGCCTACTTTGACTTTTCTCCGCTCAAACTTTTCTCTTCATCACGATCTTATTAGTCTAAGCGGTACAcagtaaaaattgatttgaaattatGATAAATgagataataattttctaaaagaaattagaaaaatgaacgagtttttaattttttttctttaacccttggaggattttactGGTACTTTCTACCAATTTGAACCtgaaaatcgtcacagaataaaatctattggacttgtttcgatgaatttagcaacTATgtttagggaattttaattctttaagatagcagaaaggaAATCTCGATAAAAgtctttttctttggaaggaggtcaaagtcagaatccaacgtggaggatAAAATTGGTACTaattaccagtcaaaatcccatatattttagccattgttttgaggttatgtttccccatatttcccaaataaaacaatcttgttcacttttccccggtgaaaatcattaaccctttaaggttttttgggtcatacgctgacccaaacgtgaaacattttattttttcaattatttatgaatgtaattgtttttccatgttgcaaatgcatcaaattcacgcataaggggtcaaagaagacgttctgagtgagaaaagtattctaaaaaaattcatagaataaaaatcgcgataaaacagcgcatgtttcaatgtttttatgtttcacgttggacgttaaagggttaatgaggactaattttattgctggAAGTGACAAAGTTACTTGAAAAATCAAAGtatgtgatgatttaggcgcaataataaattatgcaaaatttaactaaaaacagggggatgcccaaccccgagaaatcagtacttttagtgagtcagcaggttcttccgatcaaaataagggatcagtttgcacaattccacttgcaatcgaaagtacatttaattagctctcggttgatcccttctcatcatcgaaataacattattaatataaaaaaagttaaagtgtttctcgggaatcggtcgagattgagcgagattcgagaattcctcatacattttgttcaacaaaaagtgacttttcttcactgaaaatgaggttaaaccatTCCCTTgactaaaaaagtcgtttgaattggcaattttgcattgattctacgcaatttctttcagtgacgattttctcaattaaatatttagtaattaggtgcaggaatgcttgaaggagatcaagaattagtgaaactttcgaacCTCGTTCAACccgttcaataaactgattaataattaattattaagcttattttatcagctggtacttACAATTacttaccaatttgatcctccgcgtagtgctaaatgttgggtcctccaagtgttaagaattttctaagaCTAACATTTCTGAAAGAGAATTGAATTGAAGGATTTGAACAagaacatatcaaaaattagaaCTTTGACTTTATTCTATAAGGCTAAGAAACATTAAATAGTTCTGTCGGTATATTTTATTCACCTATGCAGTGCATAACGTCCTTTTCTTATCAGCAAAATGTCCAATTACGTGTACCGCTTGCAGTAAAACTTTCCTTTCAAAAGTGATCTTTAATCTTCTTCCCGCCGGCAGCGACACCTGCGATCTACATACTTTGATCTTTGCGCCctgaaatgcaagaaaatcgcaaagaaaatgccccaaaaaatgcaaaaaatcacaaattttaattgaaaatcatttattgaCTTCTCTCAAAGTTTAATCCTCTCTCTGAAccagaaatttaaattttgactgggccgaataaaaaaagatttttaatttttttttgaagggaaaaaaggTTTTCGCGATTAAGGacaatattttatcatttcacAGTTACTCTCCTCATCAAATGGGTGgggggagaaaaagaaatttaaatatacacgaaataaaagaactttttcattCACCCACTCTGTCTGTGTGTTTAGCTTCTCCCCCCGCATTGACAAATTTGCGCACACCTAAAGGGacaaaaaattgctcaaaatgTGTGTGGGTGTGTCTTTTATGCCAAATACACATAAGTTTTCCTATCCTCGGGCGTACGGGCCAAATATTCCCGCTCAATGAGCCCCTCTATTCGCTTCTTTATGACTACAGGTGACGGCAAGAAACGCGCCTTCAGTTGACTCGTCACATCAGACACCAGCATGTTGTgcttaaaggaaaattaaattttaatttaaaaagaaaaatcattttttttttattaaaaaaatcaattttttttgtcaactCACCGACATAGTTTTCCTCAGCTTCATAATTCGTACAATAGCTGCTTCAATTTCATGCTTCCGATCCTCATCCACCTTGCTGCGTGTCTCCTTGCGCTCTGGCTCGGACTCTCCCTTTGCTGCCACCGTTTGTATCTTAACACGATGGAATTTCGACACAAACGCATCATTCACGAGGAATTCATTTGTTGGCTCAATATCCTTTGTCTTGGGTGTCCGTACGAGTAACCTTTGCCCCGCTTTGCCCATTGAAAGGCTCTGTAGGGCTCTAATGAGGTCCTTCTCCGGGATATCTGTCTCCTGCTGAATTTCCTCGTAGGTCAAACGATCGCGATTGTTGAACAGCATTAAAACGCACatcttttgcaaagaaaaaattcttttaaaaaactcccttcttttctaacgttttttaacgttctttttcatttgaatttcttacgatttttgtacaaaaaaaaatcttttttgacTAACCTGATAGGTGGACACTTGTAGGACATGCTTGCGTGTGGTTGTTGGACCACCAGCTCCACTTCCGGAACTTGAACTTGCACCATCCTTATTCTCAGCATCCACTTTGGAGCAACCATAGAAGATTGCATTAATATAGGCTGTCCCCATTTGCGGTTGTAGCGTCAACTGACGCCCCGAATGCTTCGCCAGGTAGAACCTCTTGAATGTCTCAAAAGCCTGACGCGGTGCACTGGGGATATTGCAATTTGGTGTGGCTGACTGTGTTGGCCAGAAGCCCGTTGTTAGTATCCTCACAGTTAGATCCACGCCCGCAAGGGTGATGCCTTCATTCATTACGTGCGTCTTAAATTCCTCCATTATCGTATTTGACACGGACATATCCTTAAACATGCCCTCCAGCTTCGATGTGAACTGGCAGCCACATTCAGTctacaaaaaatcattttttaaacattttttttccttcacaaaaATCCTTTGTGAACGTACCTTTAGCTTCGAAATCATGTTCTTCTCAGAATCATCGCTAACGGATTTATTAAGTAGGAGTCGCTTAGCCAAGTGATTTTTGTAGTAACGCTCAAAGACATCCTTCTCAAGTAAATAGCGGAAGAGAACCATTGTCTTGTCGAGAATTGTCTCAATTTCCTGTTCCGTCATCTACCGGattaaattcagcaaaaaaatcttgagaaattCACTTTCAAAGACTCCATTAAGCAAAATTATATCTTTTAGAAGaatcttttggaaattttataccaaagaaaaactttcgcTACTTATGGACCCCCCATCGATTgattcttcattctttttgaaatttttagtacactggaaattaaaagatgtcgttttaatgaaagaagaattagttttttcaaattataaaaaaagtaattagaaaattttaaataacaaaaaaattaaaattcataatttttaacgACTTTTAAGACTACAAAATTGCttgaaaatggaaagaattactaagattttgacagttttaaatttagtactacTTTTAGAACTCTTAACTATGacacaatttgcattttttaattaattaattaattgtcattttctgaaattctagaatttgagcaattttgaaagttctaaaattttagtacagctcttcctgttttttttatacgtTTTTAGAAGACTTTTAAAAAACTGTTAATACAAGATTCCTGAGAATTGAACCTACATCACTCTGGCAATTTCCTTACGTACAAAAAAACAGCGCTTAGACTCTCTCGGCCAGCAATTAAGAGGTCAGTTTTATGCTactttttatacatttaatggcttttatagaattttatagttctattaaattgatgacacagaatatttttctttgtatttataTGACAAAGAATGATTTACCTTTGCAttcgttttatttaaattagtgACGTAAAATTGTTACCAAAATTTTATGACCACCATGAcgtaatgaaattattataacacatcactgaattttatttctaaatttctATCATGAACTATGACCAGAATAAACAGATTTAGagcttttaattacaattaaaGCCATGTCTAATATGTACAAAGATTAATCTCAAAGGGAAAAgtacaaaagtatttttattttttttatttagtgttTTCCTAGTTGATTTTTGATGGAAAGCAAAAATATGTTAGatatttctcttgaaaattttacaatgcTTTTCACGTTTTTTAGAACAagtactaaattatttttagcacTAAAAGGGTCTCagataaaaattgttaaagagtactaaatttttagaTCTGTCAAATCTTGCAATTCTCTTAAACAGAATTccaaaaaaagatattttagcttctcaaataaaataactttaaattaaaatctattaaaatctAACAAAGACAAGAGCCCAGATTTACGCTCATCTTCCCTATAAAAACAAAACGATGATTGTAAAGTTTTTATGTTGAATTTGGTCATATAATTTTTCAggtgtttgtaaataaaatcatttaaatatctTCAACTGCTGAACAGTTTATTGTGAAACACCGTTGAGAATAGAAGTGATTTTAGGAGCATCATTTacgatgaatttaattattttgtgcttAACATTCATTCTACTGGGATTGCTGTTCTTTTGGACACAGAGACGCCCTAGAAATTTCCCACCAGGTActtgtttttctcttttctcttcGTTTCTTCgtttttaatctaaaataaaatcttttaaggcCCTCAATGGTATCCAATTGTTGGGAATAGTATTCAACTGCGAAGGACTGCTGGGAAATTAGGCTGCACCCAGCTTGTCTATGAGGAGTGGAATCGTAAATTGGGGAATCCTCATGTTATTGGCTTTCGTCTTgggggaaaattctttgtgcTTGGAACTTCGGCAAAGGCAGTAACGGAAATCTATCGAAATCCCCTCTTTGCTGGACGCCCAAAGGATTTATTTACCTTCATTAGAACCCTTGAAACCTTCGGAGGAATTACTTTCACCGACGGTGACCTTTGGAAGGAGCATCGCTGTTTTACGGTTAAACGCTTGAAAAGTCTCGGATTTGGCTGTGGCTACATGCAGGGATTAATTGAGAAGGAACTCTCGGCATTTAAGGAAGTAATCCAGGAGGAAATGACCCGTGAAGGCTCCCTGTGGCCCGGAGAATTCCTCAAGGAGTCTGTTATGAATGTTTTATGGACAATTGTTGCGGGGAATGATGCTGAGCATCGTGTCCTATCGAAAACTCTCATGAATCTCCTTGAGAAGCgtctgaaaaattttgatatttccGGAGGAGCTCTATCGGATTTCCCCTGGTTGAGATTTGCTGCTCCCGAATATTCTGGCTACAATCTTCTATGTCAGATTAACAAGGAAATCACATCAATcctcaagaaaataattgccGTCCATCAGGAGCGTTTTAGCGAAGAGAAAGCCAATGAAAATCTCATCTATGCCTTCATTGAGGAAATGAGGAAGCAAGAAACGAAGGAAGGATCAACTTTTACGGAGAAACAACTTATGGTCGTCATGATGGATTTTATTATTGGTGGATCCTACTCAACCAGAGCTACCTTTGACCTTTCCCTCATGACCCTCGCCCTCTACCCAGACATTCAGGAGGAAATTCATGCCGAAATAGCCAAAGCAACGCCTCTAAATTCATCAAACTTCCATTCAGGGGATCTTCCTTTGTGCCAAGCTTTCCTCATGGAAATTGCCCGATTCTACAGCATTGTCCCCACGACTGGACCACGAAGAGCTTTCGCGGAAACTCAACTCTGTGGCTACACCATCCCCAAAGACACAACAATCCTCATTGGGAATGAATTTGTGCACATGGACAGAACATTTTGGAATGATCCCGAAATCTTTCGCCCATCGCGCTTCCTCAATGAGGGGAAAACCAAAATAATCAATTCAGATCGAGTTCATCAATTCGGTCAGGGTAAGAGGATGTGCCTCGGTGTCCCACTAGCTAAATCCTTCCTGCACACCTTCCTTACGGGCATTGTGCAAGACTACAGAATCTCTCCAGCTCCCGGAAAGGAGCCACCGagtcaaaatttaattcccGGACTATTTAAAACGATTAAACCCTACCAAGTTCAGTTTATACGgagattttaatgaatattttgcttAATTCTTTAGAGCATTTTAACGacatatttttgtaaatattattAACTGCGTAGAAAGAAATAtcttattgataaaaaattttgcacaaaaagtcATCTTGTGAAATAGTTTTGGCGACTTGACAAAGTTTTATGtctaattaaagtttttttcccaatgaaaattttcttaatttaaagcCAAAACTATATTTACTAAAtaggtaggggagaccggggtaaaaaatgtgaattttcataaatccttaaattttttcgaTAGATCattttcataggaaatttcctgacctacaactttgtctcagaccgcTTTTTTCTATCTTcccgggaaatatgagttttcgagcttttcctgaacccttccgcttctgactttttttttaactaggCGGGtcaatatagtcaccagtggggtaaataaagtcggtcgaatttcccgacatttccaatgatttttcccctgagagattgatagtagttggatagctaaacttctaaccttttgatccgcgacaaggaattttatttttttacccaCTAAGGCAGAGAAAAGGcattaatgggaatatctcaagtatggtaaatgctagaaaatctaTTTCTCAAATCGTTccaagtttgaggaaaatcctatcattagattttcttttatttaataaaaaatcattttcacatttacaagtgcttttggcattttaggAGTTTgtcattttcaatatattttatttagcttaaaaattaatttatacttCACTAAGGGACATTGATCCCTAGTAAATACGATAATGACATCCACTTCCCGATATCTCAAATAGATTTTCCAGTtgaaatggttttatccggaatatcggagtggggtaatttggccacttaaGTTTTTTCGGAACAATTTTCCGACCACatttaatatattaattatggttatgccttttaatgttttcttaattattgTAAGCAAAGTATGACAAAAGATTTAagctagaaaaagaaatttaggacaatttgaaaaattgcctttttGAGTTCATGCtcgtttatggttcagaaaacGATGAAGTTTGAgactctgttaaatatttttatctggcaaattactggaaacGAATCTTAAATAAATACCCTATAA harbors:
- the LOC129788921 gene encoding probable cytochrome P450 305a1 encodes the protein MQGLIEKELSAFKEVIQEEMTREGSLWPGEFLKESVMNVLWTIVAGNDAEHRVLSKTLMNLLEKRLKNFDISGGALSDFPWLRFAAPEYSGYNLLCQINKEITSILKKIIAVHQERFSEEKANENLIYAFIEEMRKQETKEGSTFTEKQLMVVMMDFIIGGSYSTRATFDLSLMTLALYPDIQEEIHAEIAKATPLNSSNFHSGDLPLCQAFLMEIARFYSIVPTTGPRRAFAETQLCGYTIPKDTTILIGNEFVHMDRTFWNDPEIFRPSRFLNEGKTKIINSDRVHQFGQGKRMCLGVPLAKSFLHTFLTGIVQDYRISPAPGKEPPSQNLIPGLFKTIKPYQVQFIRRF